In a single window of the Nicotiana tomentosiformis chromosome 8, ASM39032v3, whole genome shotgun sequence genome:
- the LOC104117284 gene encoding uncharacterized protein codes for MSSSLHSPLYSSLSSSSALQEKKLRNAVNLSKSTLTFKPRRYFPLIRASTGFSSSLDTGLSTELDAVTSHSEIVPDTVIFDDFEKFPPTAATVSSSLLLGICGLPDTKFKSAVDRALADSECYGLENSDLQMSCFFNKALAHVGGDLAKLVPGRVSTEVDARLAYDTHGIVRKVHDLLKAYNEIEVPPERLLFKIPATWQGIEASRVLEAEGIQTHLTFVYSFCQAAAAAQAGTSVIQIFVGRLRDWSRNHTGDSEIESALKRGEDPGMALVTKAYNYIHKYGHKSKLMAAAVRNKQDVFNLLGVDYIITPLKVLQSLKESVTPPDEKYSFIRRLSPQSAAAFNFTQDELQKWDQYSFSSAMGPAAVELLSIGMDGYINQAKRVEELFGKIWPPPNV; via the exons ATGTCATCCTCTTTGCATTCTCCGCTATACTCTTCTCTCTCCTCTTCCTCAGCTCTTCAG GAAAAAAAGCTGAGAAATGCAGTTAATTTGTCGAAATCAACTCTGACTTTCAAGCCTCGTCGATACTTTCCGCTCATCCGAGCTTCTACTGGCTTCTCCTCTTCTCTCGATACCG GTTTGAGTACTGAGTTGGATGCTGTAACAAGTCATAGCGAGATCGTTCCAGATACTGTCATTTTCGATGATTTCGAGAA ATTTCCACCTACTGCTGCTACTGTAAGCTCTTCTCTGCTCTTAGGCATATGCGGTCTTCCGGACACCAAATTTAag AGTGCTGTAGACAGAGCTTTAGCAGATTCTGAGTGTTATGGATTGGAGAATTCTGATCTTCAGATGTCTTGTTTCTTCAACAAG GCTTTAGCACACGTTGGTGGTGATCTAGCAAAGCTGGTGCCTGGTCGAGTTTCTACTGAAGTGGATGCTCGCCTCGCATATGACACACATGGCATTGTGCGAAAG GTGCATGACCTTTTGAAAGCCTACAACGAAATTGAAGTGCCTCCAGAGCGATTGCTGTTCAAGATTCCTGCAACTTGGCAA GGAATTGAGGCATCAAGGGTGCTGGAAGCTGAGGGCATTCAGACTCATTTGACTTTTGTTTACAG CTTTTGTCAAGCTGCTGCTGCAGCTCAAGCTGGTACTTCTGTCATTCAGATTTTTGTTGGTCGCCTAAGG GATTGGTCTCGCAATCACACTGGTGACTCTGAAATTGAAAGTGCTCTTAAAAGAGGAGAAGATCCTGGGATGGCTTTG GTAACCAAAGCTTATAACTACATCCACAAGTATGGGCACAAATCAAAGCTGATGGCTGCAGCAGTGCGGAACAAGCAGGATGTCTTCAACCTTTTGGG GGTGGATTACATTATCACCCCACTGAAGGTATTGCAATCTCTTAAAGAATCTGTGACCCCACCTGATGAGAAGTACTCATTTATAAGAAGGTTATCCCCACAATCAGCTGCTGCCTTCAACTTCACCCAAGACGAG CTTCAAAAATGGGATCAGTATAGCTTTTCCTCGGCCATGGGTCCTGCAGCGGTGGAGCTCCTCAGTATTGGAATGGATGGCTATATTAATCAGGCTAAGCGGGTTGAGGAACTGTTTGGCAAGATATGGCCACCACCAAACGTATGA
- the LOC104117283 gene encoding probable trehalose-phosphate phosphatase F, giving the protein MDLNSTKASPVLTDPSPLNKSRLGIHSSLLPYSQSGPSFSTSVLTIPRKKPAKLDDVRSNGWLDAMMSSSPPRKKILKEVNIDVSSDDADVTHLSWMIKYPSALNSFQQIMRQARNKQIVIFLDYDGTLSPIVDDPDRAFMSNEMRSAVRNVAKYFPTAIISGRRRDKVYELVGLTELYYAGSHGMDIMLPVKNMSSTNDSKCIKSTDQQGKEVNLFQPARKFLPMIDEVFKTLVEKTKDIKGAKVEHHKFCASVHYRNVDENNWPVVAQYVHDVLKDYPRLRLTHGRKVLELRPVIDWHKGKAVEFLLESLGFSNSNDVLPIYIGDDSTDEDAFKALRGKYQGYGILVSTIPKESNAFFSLRDPSEVKEFLESLARTMEDKAI; this is encoded by the exons ATGGACTTGAATTCGACGAAAGCCTCTCCAGTTCTTACGGATCCTTCACCATTGAACAAGTCCAGATTGGGGATCCATTCTAGTTTGTTGCCTTACTCACAATCTGGGCCTTCATTCTCCACTAGCGTGCTAACAATTCCTAGAAAGAAGCCAGCGAAGCTTGATGATGTTCGATCCAATGGTTGGCTCGACGCAATGATGTCTTCTTCACCTCCTAGGAAGAAGATTCTGAAGGAAGTAAACATTGATGTTTCTTCCGATGATGCTGATGTTACTCACCTTTCTTGGATG ATCAAGTATCCGTCAGCTCTCAACTCCTTTCAGCAAATTATGAGGCAAGCAAGGAATAAACAGATAGTCATCTTCTTAGATTATGATGGGACTCTTTCTCCTATTGTTGATGACCCTGACCGTGCTTTTATGTCCAATGAG ATGCGCTCCGCTGTCAGGAATGTTGCAAAGTATTTCCCAACAGCCATCATAAGTGGAAGAAGACGTGATAAG GTTTATGAGCTGGTAGGTCTAACTGAACTTTATTATGCCGGTAGCCATGGTATGGACATCATGTTGCCAGTCAAAAATATGTCGTCTACTAACGATTCTAAGTGTATTAAATCTACTGATCAGCAG GGCAAGGAAGTTAATCTGTTCCAGCCTGCTCGTAAATTTTTACCTATGATTGATGAG GTTTTTAAAACCCTTGTCGAGAAAACTAAAGACATTAAGGGTGCAAAGGTTGAGCACCATAAGTTTTGTGCCTCTGTACATTACCGTAATGTAGATGAAAAT AATTGGCCAGTCGTTGCACAATATGTCCATGATGTCTTGAAAGACTACCCTCGACTACGGCTAACTCATGGGCGGAAG GTTTTAGAGCTCCGTCCTGTAATTGATTGGCACAAAGGAAAAGCAGTTGAATTCCTGCTGGAATCACTGG GTTTTAGTAACAGCAATGACGTGCTCCCGATATATATTGGAGATGACAGCACAGACGAAGATGCATTCAAG GCATTGAGAGGGAAATATCAAGGTTATGGAATTCTTGTTTCAACTATCCCAAAAGAGAGCAATGCTTTCTTCTCTCTCAGGGATCCTTCAGAG GTCAAAGAATTCTTGGAATCTCTTGCAAGGACAATGGAGGATAAAGCTATATAA